AATGAAAATGCCAGATGTATATTTTCACCTAAATCAATTGCGGTTATAGGCGCCTCTACTCATCAAGATGCAGTAGGCAGGACTTTGTTTGCCAATATATTGTTTTCTGGATATACAGGTATTGTCTATCCGGTAAATCCGAAGGCAAGAGGCATTTTAGGCGTTAGGGCATATCACTCTGTCTGGGATATTCCAGGGGGAGTAGATCTGGCTGTAATTATCGTGCCAGCATCAAGCGTGCCTGGTGTTATGGAGGAATGTGGAGAAAAGGGTATAAAAGCCGCCATAATCATCAGTGCTGGATTTAAAGAAATAGGTGAAAAAGGAGCACAGATTGAAAAAACGGTGATAGAGATTGCGAAAAAATATTCTATTGCGGTTCTTGGCCCCAATTGTCTTGGTATAATTAATACTGACCCGGAGATTTCTTTTAATGCGACTTTTGTTACAAGTATGCTAAAACCCGGTAATATCGCCTTTATTTCTCAATCCGGTGCCCTGGGTGTAGCGGCACTTGAATATGCCTCAGACAATAATATCGGGCTGTCAAAATTCGTCTCGATTGGGAATAAATCTGATTTAACCGAAACTGATATGCTGGCGATGATGAAGGATGACCCAAATACAGATGTGATTCTGCTTTATCTTGAGGACCTCACAGACCCCAGAAGATTCTTAGAACTGGCAAGAGAGATAACCGGGGATATTCCTGAAAGAAAGCCAATATTAGCCATAAAATCAGGACGCACTATCGAAGGAGCAAAAGCGGCTTCGTCTCATACCGGGGCATTAGCCAGTTCAGACGACGTTTATGAATATTTCTTCCATCAATGTGGCGTGTTAAGGGTAGAAACGCTTGAAGAACTATTTGATTATGCCCGCGCATTTGCCAATCAACCACTTCCAAAAGGAAATCAAGTCGCAATTATCACTAATGGTGGTGGTCCCGGGATAATGGCAACAGATATTTGTATCAGATATGGCATGCAATTAGCACATTTTGATAAAAAAACTACCTCAAAGTTAAAAAATGGCTTACCACCAAGTTCAAATATAAATAACCCCATTGACCTTATTGGAGATGCCAGAGAAGACCGCTATGCACTTGCCTTGAAATCTGTTCTGGAAGATAAAAATGTAGATGGTGTCATAATTGTTATCTGCACTATTCAGCCAATAACTACCTTACAAAATATCGCTTATGTTATTACAGAAATGATGCCCAAATACCAGAAACCTATTATGGTTTGCTGGATGGGAATAACTGATATATCCAGTGTTTTAAAGATTCTTGATGAAAAAAATATCCCGCATTATAAATTTCCAGAAGTGGCGTCAAGAGCACTGGCAAAGATGTGCGAATATACTCAATGGGTAGCACGACCTCGAACACAGGTTCGAATATTCAATGATGTTGATAAAAAGAAAGTAGAAGAAGTCATTTCTCTTGCAAAAACACAAAAAAGAAGATTTTTACCCGAGCCAGAGACTTATGAGATTTTAAAGGCGTATGGATTCCCGGTGTTAGACTTCCGATTAGCAAAAAATGAACAAGAAGCCACTCAATACGCTCAGGAAATCGGCTATCCAGTAGCCTTGAAGATAGTTTCTCCAGAAATCCTTCATAAACTGGATGTGGGTGGCGTCCGATTAAATATTGAAAATGAAAATGATTTGAGAAAGGCATATCAGGAGATGACTCTGAAATTTACTAACTACACTGTTTGGGGTATCCTTGTTCAAAAGATGGCAAAGAAAGGGAAAGAAATCATTCTTGGGATGAATAAAGATTTACAGTTTGGCAATTTGCTTATGTTTGGATTAGGTGGTGCTTATGTCGAGGTATTAAAAGATGTAACATTCAGGATTGCTCCAATTCGTGAACTTGGTGCTTACAATATGATAGAAGAGATTCGCGGCTATAAAATATTGACCGGTTATCGAGGTGAAAAACCATCTGATATTGACATCATTGCTGAATGTTTAGAAAGGTTATCCCAGTTAGTATGTGATTTTGAAGAAATAGAGGAATTAGATATTAACCCTTTGATTGTGTTTGAAAAAGGTAAAGGGGCAAAGATAGTTGATGCCCGTATCTTGATATTATCCTTACCCACATCTTTTACTGGACAATGTTATTAACTATGCATTCATTCACAATTCACCATTCACAATTCACCATTGTTTCCCTTTCCCATTTTTTCCTCTTTTCCCCTTTTTCCTTATGGACACTTGAACAGTTACAAAAAAAAGATATTTTCCTCTCTGTTCCTCTGCGTCTCTGCGGTAAATTACCACCTGAACGGTTACCGGGAAAAGGTTATTTACTTTTATTACAGTCACCCTCAATTCATTTTCCTTGACATTTTGATTTAATTGTGATAAAATATCTCCAGTGCAATTAGAATTAATCTCCTGTCGTGTTGAACAAATAATGCAGGGAATTTGATTCTGGTAACTGGTGATTGGTAACTGGTAATTAAATACCGTTTGGCTGATTTCAGGACGAAACTATTTAACCAGTTA
This portion of the bacterium genome encodes:
- the acs gene encoding acetate--CoA ligase alpha subunit, with the protein product MKNENARCIFSPKSIAVIGASTHQDAVGRTLFANILFSGYTGIVYPVNPKARGILGVRAYHSVWDIPGGVDLAVIIVPASSVPGVMEECGEKGIKAAIIISAGFKEIGEKGAQIEKTVIEIAKKYSIAVLGPNCLGIINTDPEISFNATFVTSMLKPGNIAFISQSGALGVAALEYASDNNIGLSKFVSIGNKSDLTETDMLAMMKDDPNTDVILLYLEDLTDPRRFLELAREITGDIPERKPILAIKSGRTIEGAKAASSHTGALASSDDVYEYFFHQCGVLRVETLEELFDYARAFANQPLPKGNQVAIITNGGGPGIMATDICIRYGMQLAHFDKKTTSKLKNGLPPSSNINNPIDLIGDAREDRYALALKSVLEDKNVDGVIIVICTIQPITTLQNIAYVITEMMPKYQKPIMVCWMGITDISSVLKILDEKNIPHYKFPEVASRALAKMCEYTQWVARPRTQVRIFNDVDKKKVEEVISLAKTQKRRFLPEPETYEILKAYGFPVLDFRLAKNEQEATQYAQEIGYPVALKIVSPEILHKLDVGGVRLNIENENDLRKAYQEMTLKFTNYTVWGILVQKMAKKGKEIILGMNKDLQFGNLLMFGLGGAYVEVLKDVTFRIAPIRELGAYNMIEEIRGYKILTGYRGEKPSDIDIIAECLERLSQLVCDFEEIEELDINPLIVFEKGKGAKIVDARILILSLPTSFTGQCY